The genomic segment GGTCTCGATGAACATTCCCGCGTGGCCGAGTCCGGTGATCCGCATTGCACTCCTCTAGATGGGGACCGGTCGATTCTACCCGGGGGCTCCTGCACGCAGGCTCGGCGTCGCCGTGGATAACGCCTCAGGCGTCGAACAGGCCACGGATGTCGTCGGCTGTGAGGGACTGCGCGAAGAGGGCTTCGTCGTCCATGACCGCGGTGAACAGGCGTGCCTTGCGCTGCTGCAGGGCCAGCACCTTCTCCTCGATGGTGTCCGTGGAGATCATCCGGTACACCATCACCGGGTCGTGCTGCCCGATGCGATGAGTGCGATCGACGGCCTGCGCCTCCGCGGCCGGGTTCCACCACGGGTCGAGCAGGAAGACGTAGTCGGCCTCGGTGAGCGTCAGTCCGAAGCCTCCCGCCTTCAGACTGATGAGGAAGACGGGCTGCTGCCCCGTCCGGAAGCCGTCGATCACCTGCGCGCGCCGCCGAGTGGAGCCGTCGAGGTACGCGTACGGGATCCCCGCCTTGTCCAGACGCGCCGCTGCCAATTGCAGGAAGGACGTGAATTGGCTGAACACGAGCGCCCTGTGCCCCTCGGCGCGCAGCTCGACCACGCGTTCGAGGAGGGTCTCGATCTTCCTGGATCCGATCTTCGCGTCCGCCTCGTCGATGAGCCCTGGCGCGAGGGCCAGCATCCTGAGCATCGTCAGGGAGCGGAACACGATGAAGCGGTTCTTGTCGAGATCCTGCAGGAGTCCGAGGACCTTCTGCCTCTCCCGCTGCAGGACGGTGTCGTAGAGCGCGCGGTGGGTCGGGCCGAGGTCGACGTGGAGCAGCTGCTCCTGCTTGTCGGGCAGGTCGGTGGCGACGCGATCCTTGGTCCGCCGCAGCACAAGAGGGCGGATGCGGCGCCGCAGGCGTTCCAGCCGGAGCCGGCGGTATTCTCCCCCTTCTGCGTTCTCCGGGACCTTGCCCTGCTCGATGGGCTGGATGTAGTCCTGGCGGAACTTCACGGCCGACGCGAACAGCCCCGGCGCGGTGAGCTTCAGCAGGGCCCACAGGTCCGCGAGGCTGTTCTCCATCGGTGTCCCTGTCACGGCGATGGTGACGTCAGAGGGGACGGCGGCGGCCGCGCGGTGCTGCTGCGTGTCGGGGTTCTTCACGAACTGGGCCTCGTCGAGGACGAGCATCGCCCAGTCCGCCGCGGCGTACTGCTCGGCCTCGAGGCGCAGCAGCGTGTACGAGGTGATGAGGAGGTCGGCATCCTCGGAGAGTTCGTCGATGTCGGCGTTCCTGCGACCCCGGGTGCCGTCGACGACGCGCACCCTGAGCGCGGGGGCGAACCGCGCCGCTTCCTCTCTCCAGGTCGAGAGGACGGAGGTCGGGGCGACGACGAGGAAAGGGCGCCGCTCCCCCGTCTCCCGCGCGTGCAGCAGGAGGGTGAGCAGTTGGATCGTCTTGCCGAGGCCCATGTCGTCCGCGAGGATCCCGCCGAGCCTGTGCGACCAGAGGAACACGAGCCAGTCGAAACCCTCGCGCTGGTACGGTCGCAGCTCGGCGCGCAGACCGGCCGGCACCGGGGTGGACGGCACCGTGGTCGCCGACCGGAGCCGATCCGCCGTCGCCCGCCAACTCGTGGCGGGCAGCGCCTCGTCCGCCAGATCCTCGAACTCCTCCCACAGGGCGGTCTGGTGGCGGCTGATGCGAAGTCCGGTGTCCCACTCGTCGAGCTCGACGACCTCGTCGATGAGTTCGCGCAGCGTGTCAAGCGCAGGATGAGCCAGTGAGAACCACGACCCGTCGACGAGCAGGAGCTTCGTGCGGCGCATGCTCAGGGCCGTGAACAGCGGGGTGAAGGGGATGCTGCGGCCGTCGATGCGCACGATGACCCCGAGGTCGAACCAGTCGGGGTCCGTCGTCTCGACCGTCGAGACCGTGATCTCCGGGACACCGCTCAGTTGCCGGTATGTCCTCGGTCGTCCCTCGACGACGACGAGGATGCCCCGTGCGGACAGCGCAGGGACGACATGGGTGACGAACTCGGCCGCGTCCACGTCGTGCAGCGTCCCCGACCAGACGCCGTCCCCTCCGGTGACCTCCGTCCACATCGGCGAGACCGCCTCCAGAGCCAGGCGTTCGGCGTCGGGGTCGCGGATGGGATCGTCACTCGGAGCCAGCGGGAAGCGGCCGTGGCCGCGGTAGGTCCACTCGAGCGCGAAGTCGACCGTGTCGCGAGGGCGGTGCGTGACGACGATCGTCGCCGTCGGGCTCGGGAGCGCGGGCAACTCCGCACCGTCGGACGGTCGGATCTCGGCACCGCGGCCAAGAGCGGGATAGGCATCGGTCAGGAAGGCGCACTCCTCGTCCGCCGGCACATGCAGCGGGCCGCGCGCGGAGAGCAGCGCATGGACGGCGGGGCTCAGGGACACCTCCGCGAGCGTCACCCGCACCCTGGCACCCAGCGGCGTGAGAGCGTACAGGCCGGTCCGCCCGATCGTCCGCACTGCGGAGTGGTCGATCGCGCGGTCGTCGATCGTCACGTCGGCGGCGACCGACAACCCGGTGGGGGTGCGTGCGATGTCGACCGTGATGCTGCCGGACTCGGCGAGGGTGACCTCGAAGCCCTTCTGCAGCGTCACGAGGGCGATTCCGCGCTCCGGCGCGGCCCGTAAGTGTGTCCACAGCAGACCGGATTCGACCTGATCCAGGATCAGCCAGTCCCCCGCCGTTCCCGACAGCAGCGACTCGCGCGCGATGCTCAGCAACTCGCGGAACCACTGCACGTGGTCCGCGCGGAAGGGCGCACCGGCCCGTCGTACCGTGTCCCATGTGACATCGCCCTGGATCCAGGCACTGCTCGATGCGCTGCGCATGAGCGGGCGGATCCCCAGGAGGAGATCGCCGTCTCCCTTGACGACATCACGGACGGTCGCCGTTCGCACCGGACGCGGTGCCCATTGGTGCACACCGACGGCGGCGCGATGACGGACCTCGATACCGAGAGCGAGCGGGCCGCCGCCGCGCGAGCGCGGCGCGTCCACGAGCGTCCGCCAGCTGACCGGCGCGCGAGGATCGCGATGGGGAGCGGACATGCCGGCATCCTCTCCGAGACGGCCTCGATCAGCTGGAGCGCGCCACCCTCGCGAGCACGCCGTGCACGAACGCACCGGAGTCGTCCGTGGAGAACTCCTTGGCGAGCTCGACGGCCTCATCGATCGCGACGGCGGTGGGGATCTCGTCGTTGTACAGGATCTCCCAGACGCCGATGCGCAGCAGCGCACGGTCGACGGTGGGCATGCGTTCGAGCTTCCAGTCGCGGCTGTGCGTGACGATGCTCTCGTCGATCTCGGCCTGGTGATCGACGATGCCGTCGACGATCTCCCTCGCGTAGAGCCAGGAAGCCTCGCGGGCCGGTTCGCTGGCGGCACGCTTCGCCTCGGCAGCGAGCGTCACGGGGATCTCGTCCCCGCGCACGTCGGAGGAGAAGAGGATGTCGAGTGCGCGCTTGCGCGCCTTCGTCCGAGCGCTCACGCCTTACTTCTCGCGACCGAGGTACTCGCCCGTGCGGGTGTCGACCTTGATCTTCGTGCCGGTCTCGACGAACAGCGGAACCTGCATCTCGTAGCCGGTCTCGACCGTCGCGGGCTTCGTGCCGGCCGACGACCGGTCGCCCTGCAGACCGGGCTCGGTGTACGTGACCTCGAGGGTGACGGACGCCGGGAGGTCGAGGTACAGCGGGTTGCCGTTGTTCAGGGCGATGGTGACCTGCTGGTTCTCGAGCAGGAAGTTCTTGGCGTCGCCGACGGTGGCTGCACCGACCGTGATCTGGTCGTAGTCGGTCGTGTCCATGAACACGAAGCCGTCGCCGTCCGCGTAGAGGTACGTGAAGTCACGGCGGTCGACGTTCTCGATCTCGATCTTCGCGCCGGCGTTGTACGTGCGGTCGACCGTCTTGCCCGAGACGACGTTCTTCAGCTTCGTCCGGACGAACGCGCCGCCCTTGCCGGGCTTGACGTGCTGGAACTCGATGACGTTCCAGAGCTGTCCGTCGATGCTGAGGACGACGCCGTTCTTGATGTCTGCGGTGGATGCCATGGGGTGAGAGTTCCGTTTCCGTGAGATGGGGCCGTCCGCGGATGGTGTCCCGGTGGCGGCCGACAGTCGATTCTACGGGATGAGCGCAGCAAGCTGTGCGATGGCGGTGGCGTAGCCCTGGACTCCCTCGCCGATCACGCGCACCGCGGCCACGTCGTGGAGGTAGGAGAAGTGCCGGAACTCCTCTCGTGCGTACACGTCGGACACGTGCACCTCCGCGAACGGGAGGGACACTCCGACGAGCGCGTCGCGCAGCGCGACGGAGGTGTGCGTCAGACCACCGGGGTTGATGATCACGCCGGCGCAGTCCTCGCGCGCCGCGTGGATCGCGTCGATGAGGACTCCCTCGTGGTTGCTCTGCAGGGCGCGCAGGTCGAAGCCGGCTGCCGCCGCCGCGTCACGCGCGATCCGTTCGGCATCGGCGAGGGTCGCGCTGCCGTACACCTCGGGCTCACGGGTGCCGAGCAGGTTGAGGTTCGGCCCGTTGAGCAGCAGCAGCCGGCGCCCGCTCACGAGACCCTCCCGCGCTGCGCGGTCAGTTCACGCGCCATCCCCATCTCCGGGCCGATCGATCCGGTGAAGCGCCGGCCGTCGTCGATGAACCCCAGGCGGCGGTACGCGGCCTGTGCACGGAGGTTGTCCGTGTGGACGTCGAGGCTGACGGTCGAGTCCCCGAGGTCCGCGGCCCACCCGACGGCCGTCTCGAACAGGGCGTCGATGACCCCGCTCCCCCGCTCGGACGGTCGCACGTACACGCCGACGATGTCCGCACGCGTCGTGGAGACGACATGACCGTGGTGGTCCGTGGAGCCGCTGGGTCGGCGCAGCACGGTGACCGTGCCCACCCACTCGTCCCCGTTCTCCGCGACGAACTGCGCGACGTCGTCACCGCGTGCCGAGTTCGCGGCGCGGTCGTCCCAGAACGTGTCGTCGTGCGCGGCCTCCTGCTCCGGTGTGCTGAGGAACGCGATGGCCGCGTCGGGGTCCGCCACCGCTTCGAGCCGCAGCGACTTCACCCGTGCACCCTCGTCCGCCCTCACGCGACGCACGCCGATGCTCACGCCCCGACCTCCTGGTATGCGGCGAACAGCAGCGACTCGTCCGGCGCCTGGAGGACGGTGGGCTTGGCGATGTCGTCGAGCACGATGAAGCGCAGCATCCCGCCGCGCGTCTTCTTGTCGCGCTGCATCGACGCGAGAAGCTGCGGCCATGCGCCGGCCCGGTAGGTGGTGGGCAGCCCGAGCGACTCGAGCACGGAACGGTGCCGGTCGACGGCGGCGTCGGGGAGCCGCCCCGCCAACCGCGAGAGTTCGGCGGCGTACATCATGCCGATCGAGATCGCCGCGCCGTGCCGCCAGCGGTAGCGCTCGGCGTGCTCGATGGCGTGCCCCAGAGTGTGCCCGTAGTTGAGGATCTCGCGCTGCCCCGCCTCGCGGAAGTCCTCGGAGACGACAGTGGCCTTCATGTCGATGGCCAGTTCCACCGTTCGGCGGAACTCCTCGGTCGTCGTGTCGACGGCACGGCCGGGGTCAGCCTCGATGATGTCGAGGATCTCGGGCGCCCAGATGAATCCCGCCTTGACGACCTCGGCATAGCCGGCGGTGGCCTCATGGGCGCTCAGACTCCCCAGCTCGTCGAGATCACCGATGACGGCCCGCGGCGCCCAGAACGCGCCGACGAGGTTCTTCCCCTCCGCCGTGTTCACACCGGTCTTGCCGCCGACGGAGGCGTCGACCAGGCCGAGCACCGTCGTCGGTACCTGCACGACCTGCACGCCGCGCAACCACGTGGCTGCGACGAAACCGGCGAGGTCGGTGACCGCTCCGCCGCCGTAGCC from the Microbacterium ginsengiterrae genome contains:
- the efp gene encoding elongation factor P, translating into MASTADIKNGVVLSIDGQLWNVIEFQHVKPGKGGAFVRTKLKNVVSGKTVDRTYNAGAKIEIENVDRRDFTYLYADGDGFVFMDTTDYDQITVGAATVGDAKNFLLENQQVTIALNNGNPLYLDLPASVTLEVTYTEPGLQGDRSSAGTKPATVETGYEMQVPLFVETGTKIKVDTRTGEYLGREK
- the aroB gene encoding 3-dehydroquinate synthase, with protein sequence MTNTTISVTGQASYDITVGRGILDQVSSALDPAVRKVLVVHPPTLGARAAELRERLLADTTGGQREVLLAEVPDAEQGKRIEVAAFCWQIMGQSDFTRTDAVVGYGGGAVTDLAGFVAATWLRGVQVVQVPTTVLGLVDASVGGKTGVNTAEGKNLVGAFWAPRAVIGDLDELGSLSAHEATAGYAEVVKAGFIWAPEILDIIEADPGRAVDTTTEEFRRTVELAIDMKATVVSEDFREAGQREILNYGHTLGHAIEHAERYRWRHGAAISIGMMYAAELSRLAGRLPDAAVDRHRSVLESLGLPTTYRAGAWPQLLASMQRDKKTRGGMLRFIVLDDIAKPTVLQAPDESLLFAAYQEVGA
- the aroQ gene encoding type II 3-dehydroquinate dehydratase, with the protein product MSGRRLLLLNGPNLNLLGTREPEVYGSATLADAERIARDAAAAAGFDLRALQSNHEGVLIDAIHAAREDCAGVIINPGGLTHTSVALRDALVGVSLPFAEVHVSDVYAREEFRHFSYLHDVAAVRVIGEGVQGYATAIAQLAALIP
- a CDS encoding DEAD/DEAH box helicase: MSAPHRDPRAPVSWRTLVDAPRSRGGGPLALGIEVRHRAAVGVHQWAPRPVRTATVRDVVKGDGDLLLGIRPLMRSASSSAWIQGDVTWDTVRRAGAPFRADHVQWFRELLSIARESLLSGTAGDWLILDQVESGLLWTHLRAAPERGIALVTLQKGFEVTLAESGSITVDIARTPTGLSVAADVTIDDRAIDHSAVRTIGRTGLYALTPLGARVRVTLAEVSLSPAVHALLSARGPLHVPADEECAFLTDAYPALGRGAEIRPSDGAELPALPSPTATIVVTHRPRDTVDFALEWTYRGHGRFPLAPSDDPIRDPDAERLALEAVSPMWTEVTGGDGVWSGTLHDVDAAEFVTHVVPALSARGILVVVEGRPRTYRQLSGVPEITVSTVETTDPDWFDLGVIVRIDGRSIPFTPLFTALSMRRTKLLLVDGSWFSLAHPALDTLRELIDEVVELDEWDTGLRISRHQTALWEEFEDLADEALPATSWRATADRLRSATTVPSTPVPAGLRAELRPYQREGFDWLVFLWSHRLGGILADDMGLGKTIQLLTLLLHARETGERRPFLVVAPTSVLSTWREEAARFAPALRVRVVDGTRGRRNADIDELSEDADLLITSYTLLRLEAEQYAAADWAMLVLDEAQFVKNPDTQQHRAAAAVPSDVTIAVTGTPMENSLADLWALLKLTAPGLFASAVKFRQDYIQPIEQGKVPENAEGGEYRRLRLERLRRRIRPLVLRRTKDRVATDLPDKQEQLLHVDLGPTHRALYDTVLQRERQKVLGLLQDLDKNRFIVFRSLTMLRMLALAPGLIDEADAKIGSRKIETLLERVVELRAEGHRALVFSQFTSFLQLAAARLDKAGIPYAYLDGSTRRRAQVIDGFRTGQQPVFLISLKAGGFGLTLTEADYVFLLDPWWNPAAEAQAVDRTHRIGQHDPVMVYRMISTDTIEEKVLALQQRKARLFTAVMDDEALFAQSLTADDIRGLFDA
- the nusB gene encoding transcription antitermination factor NusB, which gives rise to MSARTKARKRALDILFSSDVRGDEIPVTLAAEAKRAASEPAREASWLYAREIVDGIVDHQAEIDESIVTHSRDWKLERMPTVDRALLRIGVWEILYNDEIPTAVAIDEAVELAKEFSTDDSGAFVHGVLARVARSS
- a CDS encoding GNAT family N-acetyltransferase, whose translation is MSIGVRRVRADEGARVKSLRLEAVADPDAAIAFLSTPEQEAAHDDTFWDDRAANSARGDDVAQFVAENGDEWVGTVTVLRRPSGSTDHHGHVVSTTRADIVGVYVRPSERGSGVIDALFETAVGWAADLGDSTVSLDVHTDNLRAQAAYRRLGFIDDGRRFTGSIGPEMGMARELTAQRGRVS